cctcgtacctcttgatcctcgtacctcttggtcctcgtacctcttgatGTTCGTAACCCTTGGCAACTTGTACCCTTTGGTTACTTACACcctttggtaactcacaacctttggtatCTCGTGACCTTTGGTATCTCGTGACCcttggtaactcgtgacctttggcaaCTCGTGCCTTTTGGGACATGTCCAACCGTTTATCCCAACCGCCCAGTCCATGGTGCGATTCGAACCATCCGCATAGCCGACCTGTGTCaaggctagcggtttggttagGAATGGCCACGTCCTAGGGAtgtgtcccttggactgaaccaacacaacccttcgtgtgTAAACAGAAAGAACAGAAAGAGATCGGATAGAACAAGTAAGAGAAGCCGGATGGGACTAGGAACCGACAGAGCCACGGTGCGAttgcatggaccgtccgttcggtctgatggagccacggcccatcacataccttctGAACCACCTCTGGGTCCTCCACgttcttctccttgtcttgatctcccatcttggtcggaggttgcttcacaaacgatcagagtcgccggaaacctaaccaccCTAAACTCGGCCTTtccttggccggaactctctctctctctctctctttctctttctctacgtttttctctgagtattttactctggaatttgATACTGAAATCAACAGGAgggcccccatatttatagaaaacgagggggtaagtcttgccccacgaacaggcacgacttgctagcggatgggcaccatcggccaaagGTTGTGCCCTTttggccacttgcatcccatcgcccctttctgattgggtttggggtcggtcacaagcccaacccacgccccaagccttctagacttagcccacggcattgtccaaagacccaacagtccatggcctcatggctgGACCTCACAGCCCACCACTGACCCGGGCTCGGTCCATCGGCCCGAAACCCGAGCAGTctgtctagctgagatgagctgacccccagctgcttcagctgagtgagctagtagtccagctagtggggCTAACTTAGTAGTGgttgagctggagtgaacttgGCCTAGCTCCgatgagctggtcgagcttctCGCAAACTTCTTCCAGCTACTGTCTtgctcgtcctagctgtctctttgctcttacaaggttaagtctaagtttccttatgttcttaaccttctttcttggccatggaacgccTGCCTTCATGTCTTAAGACTGgctagtacgtttcctcgatccatggccgtcccaacgaTCCTATTCAGGATCGGGGATGTGACATTTACGGCCATTTATTGGGAGGTTTGTAGTCATTTATTTTGACAACATTCTTATCTTCAGCAACACAATGGCGGACCATCTAGAGCATCTCCGCGAGGTGTTACTCGTCCTCCGCAGGGACAAGCTGTTCATCGCCAAACAGAAGTGTGAGTTTGGTACGAACGAGGTTTTGTTTCTCGGTTACGTGGTCTCCGCGGACGGCTTGTGGGTGGATCCACAAAAGGTCGAGGCGGTCGCAAGCTGGCCAACACCAACCACGACCTCTGAAGTTCGTAGCTTCCACGGCTTGACCTCTTTCTATCGGCGATTCATTCACAATTTCAGCTCCATTATGTCGCCAATAACTGACTGCATGAAGAAAGTGTCGTTCTCATGGAACGATGAAGCCTCTGCGGCTTTCACATTGATCAAGAACAAACTTACTACGGCTCCCATCTTAGTATTGTCTAACTTTGACGTTCCATTTGAATTACATTGCGATGCGTCGAAACTTGGGATTGGCGCGGTTTTGAGTCAAGGTGGACGTCATGTGGCGTTCTATAGTGAGAAGTTGGCTGGTGCACGGGCTCGGTACAGCACGTATGATATCGAGTTCTATGCGATAGTTCAATCTATCAAACACTGGCGCCATTATCTGGCACATAAAGATTTCGTCTTGTTCACCGACCATGTGGCGTTAAAATATTTAGGAACGCAGGACAAAATCTCATCGCGACATGCGACTTGGACAGCTTATCTACAACAGTTTACATTCGTCATTAAACATTAATCGGGTAAACTCAATAGAGTTGCAGACGCCCTAAGCCGTCGGCACGCCTTAGTCTCTACACTGCGGGTCTCTGTTACGGGCTTTGAATGTTTCGCTGACCTTTACCCGTCGGATCCGTTCTTCTCGGCCATATTTGCAGACCTTACGGCTGGTGTGCGTTCGGAGTTCTCTCTGGTGGATGGGTTTGTATTTAAAGACAATCTCCTTTGTGTTCCTGACTACAGTTTGCGGCTACATATTATACAAGAACTGCATTGTGAGGGACATGTGGGTCGGGATAGGACGTTGAAACTCCTCACCGATTTTTACTTCTGGCCAACATTACGACGTGATGTGGAGAGATTCGTGACTCGTTCCACGACATGTCAAAAAGGCAAAGGGCAAGCCTCCAATGCTGGCGTTTATTTGCCATTATCGGTGCCGACGCAACCGTGGAGCGACATCAGTATGGACTTTGTCCTTGGCCTACCACGAACCCAACGTGGCAATGATTCAATCTTCGTGGTCGTCGAGAGGTTCTCAAAGATGGCGCATTTTATTCCGTGTAGAAAGACAACGGATGCCGTGCAAATGGCTCAGCTATTCTTTCGCGAGATATATTGGTTGCATGGTCTTCCTATCTCAATTTTTTCCGACCGTGACTCTAGGTTCATCAGCCACTTCTGGCGTTCCCTTTGGAAGTTGTTGAAAACCAGTTTGAATATGAGCTCGGTGTATCATTCTCAGACTGATGGTCAAACAGAGGTCTTCAATCGCAGCTTAGGTAATATGTTGCGGTGTTTGGTTGGTGATAATCTTCGCTCTTGGGATTCTCTTCTTTGTCAAGCGGAGTTCGCTCATAATCATGCCAACAATCGCAGTCTCGGGTTCAGCCCTTTCAAGGTTGTGTATGGTGTCGTCCCCCGGGGGCCCTTAGCGTTAACAACCCTGCCTCAACCGGGGGAGTTTCACGGCCGAGCTATGGAGCTTGTGGACGAGCTAACTGGCATACATGCCAAAGCACATGAGAATTTACAGGGTACAACGATCAAGTACAAACGTGATGCCGATAGAAAGCGTCGAGAGGTCCATTTTCGGGTTGGCGAGTACGTGTGGGCTGTTCTAACCAAGGAACGTTTTCCGGTGGGACAGTATAATAAACTAAAACCTCGCAAGATAGGTCCCGTTGAGATTTTGCAGAGGATCAACGCTAATGCCTATCGTCTTGCTTTACCTTCCCGTGTCAACACCGCCGACGTGTTTAATGTTCGCCATTTGTTCAAGTACGAACCGGATGATGATACTCTGGCGGAATTCGTGGACGACTCCTTCTCAGGAGGGGAGACCTGATGTAGCATACATCGCTATCCCAAAAGGCTTTGGTTTTCTTGTTTCCTTTTCCATagttatgtttgtttctttttatgttttcaattagGTTTCGTTTGTCCTTATCCCTAGCAGCTTTAGGACTTTTGCTTTGCTATATATAGTGATCTATTGGATTTGTGAGAGACACCTTTGATTTGATATTAATATAAACTTAGAGTTTTGGTTTTAATCCACTCTTGATCCTTAATTTATGGACATTCTTTGAGAATTCAACAGATTTTAAGAAGGCTTAGTTAACGGACATTCGCAGAATTCAACGTTATCTTCGCGTTATCGGTTACTAACAGTTACTTCCGCTCCCTCAATACGCCTATCAAGAGCAGAAGAGAAGATAACAGCAACGACAGAGACTGTTTGGTCGCAAGAGCTGCCATTTTTAGTgctctgttgttgttgtttcttaACTAAATGTTTTCAGATGGTTTGAATATGATCGGAGATTGGTGTTTATAAAGAGAGAGTGAGATTCTAGAAAACGAGTGAATTAGAGGTTCGTGGAGTCCCATTATGGACGTGGTAGTCTTACACTAAcgatttttaattaattgttatataaatgattaattatgttagcatataaacatatactttaGTCTTTCAACTTACATATAAAGGATCATTTTGATAATGTTTTTTCGTAAGTTTATCATTCagctaaatttgtttttaagcTTGGTTCCTACGATAAGTTTTGaataaaaacgttttaaaagATCGGATAGCATTTATAGTTAATTTGTAAAATTAATTAAGcagaaaattgaaatatttgtttttgtttttggtaaaatggGGACCGACagttttctttaacaaaaattGAGAACGGAGACATGTTAGCCACATACATGTAAGAACTGTCACCATATTTATTTAAAGCAGCTACGTGGATTATTCTTCGAGTTTCTCCCATGCTGGGATTAATAATAACTAGACCCTGATCCGCGCGCCAGTACGGGTTTgaattttcggtttttggttatttatttaactaaataatgtatttgtaatatttgatgtattatattcaccaaataaataatttttttggcatcttaaaccatgtatttacgatgaatattcgatatcatataaaaaattgaacaaatagacgtaattagagaattgtagacgatatataaaaacaatggttattaatgtaaaatatgaagaagtattatattatgacttagtatggcataaaaaaatataaattagttatacatgtttaaagaaaataaaatgatttttaaacttctatgaaaaatttaacatataaaaaagggcgatgaattagtcatcaaattgtaaataatttcataattttattaataataaattatttatagtatttgttttttgtcaagataattattaaatgtccataacattaatacgttaaaagaccatattatgaaagcccatgttgTAACTGTTTTTTtcgggaagtgtaacaaaaaaaaattacatttaactcttcgttttgtttaagtttgtgtcggtaaaagattaaaaaaaatctctctatctttttcaatgttcaatttgaagcttattatgcggaaatcatacgcaaatataggcaatttgttggaatctctatatctttatattcttataaattttaaatttattgttttcttttctgcaagcaaatcaattaccgacgtaatagatcaattggttggaatcaaatctattcttataattagtgtaattatgattacaatttctatatttaataggtatattaaatatattctgttttgattaatagaagatattggattttgagtttgtatttattgatttgattttttttataaagcttagaaaatcaatgagatgattgattggttgatacatcctataaagaaaacgaaaactataggtggtttgaatattgtacatcgatcgatgcatgatgtaagttgactatataaaacttgaacatgatcatttcaaactaaagtataggtaggttatatgcatttgttatattgtagttaatatattttaaatattacataagtcaagtgattcacgttttcgtaaaaataaaattcaagttcattattgggccgtactcgtacgtaataagctacgttaaatatggGGTGTGACTGGTGACCAAGAGAATGAAGAGGAACACTATGTTCCTTAACATTCTTTAAACTTTTTACCGTTCATGAggaatatgttttcattttcattcctCTTCATTCCTTTAtttgtagagaattatagaACAAATCAATTCctcattaattttgataaggaaccaTCATTCCTCATCATTCCTAAAATTTTATTCCTACTCATTTTTTTCCTATTCGTTCCTATTGTTCCCATGATGGTTACCAGTCACACccatgatgtatttttaggttcatttaatgacattaagtttaaatttaattaaggaaaactcattaatttaactggaaaagacaagtattaaaataattaggtttatttaataacattaagtttaaatttgattaaggaaaactcattaatttaactgaaaaagacaatcattaaaatatgtagtttaatttaagTCTCAGTGGCGaaagtgtaaataagttagaaaacttagaggtattttttaatgggtacttcttttttaataatagagattaaaagaaaagtacTCAGAATCTACATTTTCAGGTCGATAAATTTCAGTCAATCATAGTTAAAAAGTTCAAaacactaatatttttattatggaATGAAAAACAAGATTCGGGTAAGATTTACCGTTTATACATGTCTTTAGCTTCAAAATATGGTCAACACATATCCAAAATAAACATTGAATACACTTAGATGATTgtaatatgtaaatgaaacaataaaaacaaaaccgaTAACTCGCTCTCAACGATAGCTTGTAGCTTAGTGGTTTTCCTAATTCTGTCATTGTGCTATCAAACCGAAAAGATGAATACATAcacagaaaaagaaaacacgTCACAATACATACATTCGAAGTACCATCAATTAACTATACAAGCCGTGAAGCTAGTGAATACCACACTCCTTAGGAAATCCTTGAGGAAACCTCTTGGAATCCGTACAATAGTTATAAACCATGAACTTCCTCTGCACTACCCTCATATTATTTTCCGCCGTTAGATCAAACCTATGAGACAACCATCTTGGTGAACCGGCTGGGCAAGATGGTTTTCCAGTGTGCGAGACACATGCGTCCGCTCTAAAGTTTCTGTAAGAAGCGGTGAATGGCGCCTTGGACCAGTCGGTCTTAACAAGCCCTCCTCTCGTAGCCCACTGGTCCGCGTTCCAGAGACTCGAGTAGAGCCTCATTGGCTGCATTTTTGGATATGGAATTCTCCTATGTTCTAGGTTCTTGAATTGTCTTATCGGAATTCCATCAACCAAGAAACtgcatcaaaatatataataaactcaaaattttaattcaaactaCAAGTACGTCGAAAATATAATGGGCCGGCCGATTATGAATAAGCTCATATGCAAAGTGGGTTAAATGGGATAAGCCTAATTTTGtcagaaacaaaaaagaacTGAACCAGTTGGTCCACAGACACTCCACAACATAAAATTCTAGGTAAAATGGTTTggggaaaatatatttatacttacaCGATGTGATGATGGTTCCATAGAACAGAGTAAGTGTGAAAATCAGCCGTTGGATCGAACCAGAGATGAAATTGTTGTTCTCTATCACCTTTGCCTTTAGTATACACATTTGTATGCATCACATACGGATCACCAGTTAGATTACCAAGAAACTCGAAATCTATCTCGTCCCACGTATCACCTTTGGACTTCAGCTGCAGCAATTAATAAGGGACCGTTAAAAATCCCATGTTAAAAAGTCTAAAAGACCTAATAAAGTAAATAAAGAACATCAACCACCATATGTCATAAGGTAAATAAAGAACATCAACAACCACCATAAGGTAGATAAAGAacatcaaccaaaaaaaacacCATATGACATGGTAACAtcgtataaatatataattatgatcagGCCTGCCACAAGGTTCCAGAGCAAATGCAAATGCATTAGGATATCACGATTTTACACGACAATTTTAATTGTATATAGCGcattaagaaaattttatatgaaaaaggcacaaaattttatttgagtTAATGGcattatgaaattttttaaaatgtcaaattatgatattatgtAACACTAACATAGTAGGTAGTGACGGTTCCGGCAGAGTTTCCAGGGACGagtttgatctgcatatctatTTTTCCGAACAAATACTCTTTCTTGGATTGGAATCCAGATCCGGAGGCTCTATCGAGAGAAAGAGTGAGAAGCTCTCCATTGTTTAGGACTTTCCCACGACCACCACCCCAAGTGATATCGAAGTCTCTGTCGAAAGTTCCTGCATAAACCGGAGAGAAGAAGGTTGTGGTCAAAGCGGTGAGTAATATAGATAAGATCAAAGTGGAATGACGGTCCATGCTTGTGTGTCAGTAAGATTGAGAAGTGAAATCATTCATTGGGACCGTGTGTGTAGGGGTGGGTTTTATACAAGGGAGGCCAGTCTTGGTTTTATACAAGGGAGGCCAGTCttagtatttttggagtttggTTCGCCGTTTGTGACTCTTGTTTTGTTTAATATGTGAACATCTGGTTGTTGTGAAGCAAGCATGTGCTTAGTTTTGCCTCATGCTACGTGTACTGCTTTTTGGTTTCGGTAATAAGTCTTGTCTGACCAGAGTTCTGGTCAGTTTTCGATATAGTGAAATGAAACATTGATATTTGATCCTGAatctatattatataacatTGGGCTTTAAAAAGTACTTTtccaaattactaaaattgaatCAACATTGCCGGTTTATGGAGCTTTTGTTACTTGGTTTTGAGGAGTGTCCTCGTTGTTATAGGAAAAATGGTTTTATGGTTGTTAGCcgagaatattctttttctttttgctacGAGTATAAATAAGATTCCCGTTAAACACCTCTCATACGTTTCTCTTGATGCTTGATATACCTGTTAGTCGGAGAGTATTACCGCCTTTTTATGTTGGTTTCATTTGGGCATTTGCTTCCCctgccactacaagaaaataggaggattctgatggccgaaatcgtcagaaattcgtcggaatagaccgattccgacgaatttccgacgatcctatccgtcggtatcgttttgtcggaaaaaaaaattcgtcggaatttcgtcagaacttccgacgactttctgacgaataccgagaaacgtcattctgacgaacttccgacgatattacgatgcggacacacgagaccagagttcatcggaaaaactatataccgacggagaacgttcctcggacaATTCCGACAGAGtgaattcctcggtatattccgacgaattatcagcgtcggaatataccgacggacattggttcgtcggaatataccgacggatattggttcgtcggtatattccgacggatattggttcgtcggtatattccgacggatattggttcgccggtatattccgacggatattggttcgccggtatattccgacggatgttggttcgtcggtatattccaaggaaccgttgtccgtcgg
This genomic stretch from Brassica napus cultivar Da-Ae chromosome C9, Da-Ae, whole genome shotgun sequence harbors:
- the LOC106399746 gene encoding probable xyloglucan endotransglucosylase/hydrolase protein 25 codes for the protein MDRHSTLILSILLTALTTTFFSPVYAGTFDRDFDITWGGGRGKVLNNGELLTLSLDRASGSGFQSKKEYLFGKIDMQIKLVPGNSAGTVTTYYLKSKGDTWDEIDFEFLGNLTGDPYVMHTNVYTKGKGDREQQFHLWFDPTADFHTYSVLWNHHHIVFLVDGIPIRQFKNLEHRRIPYPKMQPMRLYSSLWNADQWATRGGLVKTDWSKAPFTASYRNFRADACVSHTGKPSCPAGSPRWLSHRFDLTAENNMRVVQRKFMVYNYCTDSKRFPQGFPKECGIH